A region of Paenibacillus thiaminolyticus DNA encodes the following proteins:
- a CDS encoding metal-dependent hydrolase, translating into MDTSTHVVMGIGLAGLSQCDPVVASEPATAAAVFLGVMLGSQAPDADTVFKWKNNILYLQQHRGISHSPPMAVVWSVLIAAVLAGAIPGASFLHVLAWTALAVVIHIISDLFNPYGTLAAWPFVNRWICWNIIALFDPFIFSTHLAAITLWVTRLVSPRIVFPILYSVLVLYCIWRIRAHRRVVQGLPNRDPEFAEGESYTVMPTVAFSRWNVVKRRRDGTYRLGHWKRGTVAWTETARCSDHPLVEASRSHPAVQALLDTSRFVCATLEPTRYGYAVRWADVRYRHRKQFPLVALIMMNKEGDILDYFVGWLNKPGSARRYGLEWERS; encoded by the coding sequence GTGGACACAAGCACTCATGTCGTTATGGGGATAGGTCTGGCGGGATTGTCGCAATGCGACCCGGTCGTCGCTTCCGAGCCGGCTACTGCGGCAGCCGTGTTTTTGGGGGTGATGCTTGGATCGCAAGCACCGGACGCGGATACAGTCTTCAAGTGGAAAAACAATATTTTATATCTTCAACAACATCGGGGAATCTCCCATTCCCCGCCCATGGCGGTCGTATGGTCCGTCCTGATTGCCGCTGTGCTGGCGGGTGCCATACCGGGCGCCTCCTTCCTGCACGTGCTGGCATGGACCGCGCTGGCCGTCGTCATCCACATCATCTCCGACCTGTTCAACCCTTACGGGACATTGGCGGCATGGCCATTCGTGAATCGGTGGATATGCTGGAATATTATCGCTCTGTTCGACCCGTTTATCTTCTCCACCCATCTCGCCGCAATTACATTGTGGGTAACCAGGCTCGTCTCTCCCCGCATCGTCTTTCCGATTCTGTACAGCGTGCTCGTTCTGTACTGCATCTGGCGGATCCGCGCCCATCGCCGAGTCGTGCAAGGGTTGCCGAACAGGGACCCGGAATTCGCGGAAGGGGAGTCGTATACGGTCATGCCGACCGTCGCGTTCTCCCGCTGGAATGTCGTGAAGCGGCGAAGGGACGGTACTTACCGGCTCGGGCACTGGAAGCGGGGAACGGTAGCATGGACTGAGACCGCCCGATGCAGCGACCATCCGCTGGTGGAAGCTTCCCGATCTCACCCTGCCGTCCAAGCGCTGTTGGACACTTCCCGCTTCGTCTGCGCCACCCTGGAGCCGACCCGCTACGGCTACGCCGTACGCTGGGCAGATGTCCGTTACCGCCATCGGAAGCAGTTCCCGCTCGTGGCGCTTATCATGATGAATAAAGAGGGCGATATTCTCGATTATTTTGTCGGCTGGCTGAACAAGCCGGGCAGCGCCAGGCGGTATGGCCTGGAGTGGGAGCGAAGCTGA
- the cyoE gene encoding heme o synthase: protein MDKQMTYRGPSDSVTLTPGPIRVGLWKEFIQLTKPGIIRSNLMAAFAGFWVAAKWDIPWLTLLWMLVGTTLVLASSCVFNNYFDRDFDMKMERTKKRALPEGRLKPNTVLGYAIILGAAGLAVLFGLVNVLSGVVGIAGMFFYVVIYTLWLKRTSTWSTSVGGISGAMPPVIGYVAVTGQIDMGAVLLFALLFLWQPPHFWALGIRRVEEYRAAGYPLLPVVKGITRTKWQMIPYVVLLLPVSWLFYSYGYTGIIYGILGTIINAIWLFICIAGFRAKDTEAWAKKNFIWSINVLMLNMLVMILDTMGKV, encoded by the coding sequence GTGGATAAACAAATGACTTATCGGGGGCCTTCCGATTCCGTTACATTAACGCCAGGGCCGATACGGGTCGGATTATGGAAAGAGTTTATTCAATTAACGAAGCCGGGCATTATCCGCTCGAACCTGATGGCGGCGTTTGCCGGCTTTTGGGTAGCGGCCAAGTGGGACATTCCTTGGCTTACCTTGCTGTGGATGCTGGTCGGAACGACGCTGGTCCTCGCATCCTCATGCGTATTCAACAATTATTTTGATCGGGATTTCGATATGAAGATGGAGCGGACGAAGAAGCGTGCGCTGCCGGAAGGACGATTGAAGCCGAACACCGTGCTTGGCTATGCTATCATCCTGGGCGCAGCCGGTCTGGCTGTGCTGTTCGGCCTCGTGAATGTATTATCCGGAGTCGTGGGCATCGCCGGCATGTTCTTCTATGTTGTCATATATACGCTGTGGCTCAAGCGCACCTCCACCTGGAGCACGTCTGTCGGCGGTATTTCCGGAGCGATGCCTCCTGTCATCGGCTATGTTGCCGTCACCGGCCAGATTGATATGGGAGCGGTATTGCTGTTCGCTTTGCTGTTCCTGTGGCAGCCGCCGCATTTCTGGGCGCTCGGTATCCGGCGCGTGGAAGAGTACCGTGCTGCCGGCTATCCGCTTCTGCCCGTCGTTAAGGGCATTACCCGCACGAAATGGCAGATGATTCCTTACGTCGTCTTGCTGCTGCCGGTATCATGGTTGTTCTATTCGTACGGTTATACTGGCATTATTTACGGCATCCTCGGCACCATCATCAATGCGATCTGGCTGTTCATCTGCATTGCCGGCTTCCGCGCGAAGGACACAGAAGCTTGGGCGAAGAAGAACTTCATTTGGTCCATTAACGTCCTGATGCTGAATATGCTGGTCATGATTTTGGACACGATGGGGAAAGTGTAA